The DNA region ATACGGTCGAGGTCGAAAGCGTGCATCGGCTGACCCAGCTCCAGCAGAACATAGTTGGTGATATCGACCACCGGATCGATCGAGCGAATGCCGCAGCGACGCAGCTTCTCTTTCATCCAGAGTGGCGTGGCCGCCGCGACGTTGATCCCTTTGACAACACGGCCCAGGTAGCGCGGACAGGCGTCTGTCGCCTCGACCTGGATCGGGAAGGTGTCGTTGAGGGTGGCCGCAACCGGCTGCATTTCCGGCACGTTCAGCGGTAAACCGTTGAGCACCGCGACGTCGCGGGCAATCCCAATCAGACCCAGGCAGTCCGCGCGGTTCGGCGTGACGCTGATTTCGATGGTGTTGTCATCCAGCTGCAGATACTCACGGATGTCGGTGCCAATCGGCGCATCGGCTGGCAGTTCGATGATGCCGTTATGGTCGTCGGAAATCCCCAGCTCGGAGAACGAGCAGAGCATCCCTTCTGAAGGTTCGCCACGCAGTTTGGCCGCTTTGATTTTGAAATCGCCCGGCAGCACCGCACCTACGGTGGCAACGGCGACTTTCAGGCCCTGGCGGCAGTTCGGCGCGCCACAGACGATGTCCAGCAGGCGATCGCCGCCGGTGTTGATTTTGGTCACCCGCAGTTTGTCTGCGTTAGGGTGCTGACCGCACTCCACCACTTCCCCCACCACGACGCCGTGAAACGCACCGGCAACACCCTCGACACCGTCCACTTCCAGACCGGCCATGGTGATTTGTTCAGACAGCGCAGCGCTGTCCAGGGCTGGATTTACCCATTCGCGTAACCAGAGTTCACTGAATTTCATTGGATAACCTGCCCTTACTTAAATTGTTTGAGGAAACGTAAATCATTTTCGAAGAAGGCGCGCAGATCCGTCACGCCATAGCGCAGCATGGTCAGACGCTCCATGCCCATCCCGAAGGCGAAGCCGGAGTAAACTTCCGGATCGATACCGACATTGCGCAGTACGTTAGGGTGGACCATGCCGCAACCCAGCACTTCCAGCCACTTGCCGTTTTTACCCATTACGTCCACCTCAGCAGAGGGTTCGGTAAACGGGAAGTAGGACGGACGGAAACGAATCTGCAAATCTTCTTCAAAGAAGTTATTCAGGAAGTCGTGCAGCGTGCCTTTGAGGTTGGTGAAGCTGATATTTTTATCCACAATCAGCCCTTCCATCTGGTGGAACATCGGCGTATGGGTCTGATCGTAATCGTTACGGTAGACGCGGCCCGGCGCAATAATGCGGATCGGTGGCTGCTGAGCCTGCATGGTACGGATCTGCACGCCAGAGGTCTGCGTACGCAGCAGACGGGTGGCATCGAACCAGAAGGTGTCATGATCGGCACGCGCCGGATGGTGAGCAGGAATATTCAGCGCATCAAAGTTATGGTAGTCATCTTCGATTTCGGGGCCGGTCACCACGGCAAAGCCTAACTCGCCAAAGAAAGTCTCAATGCGGTCCATGGTGCGGGTCACCGGATGCAGGCCACCGTTCTCAATGCGGCGCCCTGGCAGGGAGACATCGATGGTCTCCTGCGCCAGACGGGCATTCAGCACGGCGGCTTCGAGCGCATCTTTGCGTGCATTCAGGCGATCGGTCACCTGCTGTTTGGCTTCGTTGATGACCGCACCCGCTGCAGGGCGCTCTTCTGCTGGCAGCTCGCGTAATGTGGTCATCTGCAGTGTCAGATGTCCTTTCTTACCCAGATATTCGACGCGCACCGCGTCAAGGGCGGCGATATCTGTCGCCCCGTCGATGGCCGCCGTGGCGCTGGCCACCAGTTCTGCGAGTTGAGACATAATTTCCTCTTTTTCCAGTCAGGCTGGTCAGTTCTCGTTGGGACCTGCCGGTCCGATATGCTAGCGCCAGAAACAAAAAAGCCTCCACGAGGGAGGCTTTCAGCGCGATTTTTCGTTTCTTCTCTTATGCGCAAAAGCCCCCGGATGTCAGGCGCTAAAGTAAAAAAAGAAACGGAAAATAGCAGCATTCATGCTTGCAGTTACCTTGTCATGCTTGTACCGGGACACTATTGAAATGCGCAGCGGCGAAAATGTCAATCTTTTGCGTAGGTTACAGGCAATAAAAAAGGGAGCAAGCTCCCTTTTCTACCTGACTTACGCCAGAGCTGATTTCGCTTTTTCGACCAGTGCAGTGAATGCCACTTTGTCGAATACAGCGATGTCGGCCAGGATCTTACGGTCGATCTCAATGGCTGCTTTTTTCAGACCATTGATGAAACGGCTGTAAGACATGCCGTTCTGACGTGCCGCTGCGTTGATACGCGCGATCCACAGCTGACGGAACTGACGCTTACGCTGACGACGGTCACGGTAAGCATACTGACCAGCTTTGATAACAGCCTGGAAAGCAACACGGTAAACACGTGAACGTGCACCGTAATAGCCTTTAGCTTGTTTTAAGATTTTTTTGTGACGTGCGCGAGCAACTACACCACGTTTTACACGAGCCATTTAGCTCTCCTGTTTAATATTCTGAATTAATGAAAAAAATTTACTTATGCGTACGGCAGGCAGGCAATAACCAGACCCAGATCGCCTTTAGACACCATGCCTTTCGGACGCAGGTGACGTTTACGCTTAGTAGATTTCTTCGTCAGAATATGACGCAGGTTTGCGTGTTTACGCTTGAAGCCGCCAGAAGCGGTCTTCTTGAAGCGCTTAGCCGCGCCACGTACAGTTTTAATCTTTGGCATTTTAAAAATATCCACTTCGCATTGTTGATAACATGACCCAGACAGGCGAACGCATCACCGCACAGCGCGGACGCTGCACGGCAATGGCTACTTGAAAGCCTACTGTTTCTTCTTAGGAGCGAGCACCATGATCATCTGGCGGCCTTCGATCTTCGAAGGGAAGGATTCGACAATGGCCAAATCCAGATCTTCACACAGGTCTTTACGGACGCGGTTAAGCACTTCCATACCGATCTGCTGGTGCGCCATCTCACGACCGCGGAAGCGGAGCGTGATTTTGGCTTTATCGCCATCTTCCAGAAAGCGAATCAGGTTGCGTAGTTTGACCTGATAGTCGCCATCATCGGTTCCAGGACGGAATTTAATTTCCTTAACCTGAATAACTTTTTGCTTCTTCTTCTGTTCCTTAGAAGATTTGCTTTTTTCATAGAGGAACTTGCCGTAATCCATGATGCGGCAAACCGGCGGTTCGGCATTCGGACTGATCTCTACGAGATCGGCACCCGATTCCTCGGCTTTTTCCAATGCTTCGCGTAATGTGACAATGCCAATCGGCTCGCCATCCATGCCCGTTAAGCGCACTTCTGTTGCGCGGATTTCACTGTTAATTTTGTTCGGACGCGTCGGTAGTACTCGTTTTCCGCCTTTAATACTTTATTCCTCCAATTGGTGAAGATTGCGGCTGCGAATCTCTTGTTGCAGCTTCTCAACAAATAGATCGACATCCAGCGACCCCAGGTCTTTACCACGGCGGGTGCGAACGGCAACTTTGCCAGCTTCCACCTCTTTATCACCGCAGACCAGCATATAAGGGACGCGACGTAATGTGTGCTCGCGGATTTTAAAGCCTATCTTCTCATTTCTCAAGTCTGCCTTCACACGAATGCCAGCATTCTGCAACTTACGTGTCAAAGACTCAACATATTCTGCCTGTCCGTCGGTAATATTCATTACCACGACCTGCAGCGGTGCCAGCCAGGTTGGGAAGAAACCGGCGAACTCTTCGGTCAGAATCCCGATGAAGCGCTCCATCGACCCCAGAATCGCACGGTGAATCATCACTGGCGTCTGACGATCGTTGTTTTCACCCACATAGGTTGCTTCAAGGCGTTTTGGCAGGGAGAAGTCTAGCTGAACTGTGCCGCACTGCCAGGCGCGATCGAGACAATCGTACAAAGTGAACTCAATTTTAGGGCCGTAGAACGCGCCCTCACCCGGCTGATACTCAAACTCAATGTTGTTTTCGTTCAGGGCCGCCGCCAGGTCTTCCTCGGCACGATCCCACATCTCGTCAGTGCCGATACGCTTCTCAGGACGGGTAGAAAGTTTCACCACGATCTTTTCGAAGCCGAAGGTGCTGTACATGTCATAGACCATGCGGATACAGCTGTTTACTTCGTCACGTACCTGCTCTTCTGTACAGAAGACGTGCGCATCATCCTGCGTGAAGCCACGAACGCGCATCAGACCGTGCAGCGCACCCGATGGCTCGTTACGGTGACAGCTACCGAACTCCGCCATACGCAGCGGCAGGTCGCGGTACGATTTCAGACCCTGATTAAAGATCTGAACGTGACCCGGACAGTTCATCGGTTTGATGCAATATTCACGGTTCTCTGAAGAGGTGGTGAACATCGCCTCTTTGTAGTTTTCCCAGTGGCCGGTTTTTTCCCACAGGACGCGGTCCATCATGAACGGACCTTTCACTTCCTGATACTGGTACTCTTTCAGCTTACTGCGGACAAACACTTCCAGTTCGCGGAAGATGGTCCAGCCGTCGTTATGCCAGAAGACCATGCCCGGCGCTTCTTCCTGCATGTGGTAGAGGTCGAGCTGCTTACCAATCTTGCGATGGTCACGCTTCGCCGCCTCTTCCAGACGCTGCAGATAGGCCGCCAGCTGCTTTTTATCTGCCCATGCGGTGCCGTAAATACGCTGCAGCATTTTATTGCTGCTGTCGCCACGCCAGTAGGCACCGGAGATTTTCTGCAGTTTGAAATGGTGACAGAACCGCATGTTCGGCACGTGCGGACCGCGGCACATGTCGATATATTCTTCGTGATGATAGAGGCCAGGCCGATCGTCGTGGCTGATGTTTTCATCAAGAATGGTGGTTTTATAGATTTCGCCGCGCGCCGCAAAGACGTCACGCGCTTCCTGCCAGCTGACTTTTTTCTTCACCACATCGTAGTTGGTCTCAGCCAACTGATGCATGCGTTTTTCCAGCAGGTCGATATCTTCCTGAGTCAGCGTACGATCGATGTCGACGTCATAATAGAAGCCGTTATCAATGACCGGGCCAATCGCCATTTTGGTATCGGGCCACAGCTGTTTGATCGCATGCCCTAACAGGTGCGCACAGGAGTGACGGATGATTTCCAGACCCGCTTCATCTTTAGCGGTAATGATCGCGACGGCGGCGTCTTCGGTGATGGGATCGACAGCATCAACCAGTTCGCCGTTGACCCGACCCGCGATACAGGCCTTTGCCAGACCCGGTCCGATATCCAGTGCAATGTCCATCACACTGACAGGGCGGTCAAACACGCGCTGGCTGCCATCAGGAAGCGTAATTACAGGCATTTCATATCCTTATTTGCAGTGGTAAGCCACACGAAAGCCTACATGCAATGTTATGAGAGTATTGACCTGGCGTAATATCAGACCCACATTGTCGGAATGTCGCCAGGCTCACAGTGCAGGCAGATGATAGCAGTTTTCCCCGGCGAGAAAAACCATCCCCTTGATTGCTAAGCCGTGGAGTAAACAAAAAAAAGCGGCCTGACGCACTGTCAGACCGCCGGGAATAGTGCCGCAAAAATGCGCTTACATCGCGTAAGAGAGCATGATTGAGGTTTTGGTGTCGGTACGATCTGGCGCAGATTCCGCCGGATTGTTGTTCCAGGTGACGTTGTAGGCCAGCTTCAGCGCGAAGTGGCTGTTGATGGCAACCTGCAGACCGGTTTCGGAGTTAACCGTCGTATCTTCGCCGAAGCTGCTCAGTACGGAGACACCCTGAATAAATTTGGTGGTGTCGGTCAGCTGCCACTGGTAGCTGACTGCGCCGTAGCCCAGCGCTTTCGTCTGATGGCCACCCGCATGGTAATCGTCATAACGCACACCCGGACCGAATTCCGCACGCAGCGAGTGCACCGGGCCGTTCAGGATCTGACGACCGTAACCGGCGGTCAGGACGTCGCGTGAATCATAACCGTTGAAACGGTCGCTCAGCCAGCTCGCCTGGCCAAACAGGTAGTCATAAGCGCTGACGTTATAACGTGAACGACCACCGATGTTGTACGTCTCAGAAGAGCGCTCATCGTTGGACGAGGTGTTGGCTGCGTTACCCCACAAGCTGTACGCCATCGATGACTGATACCAGGTCATGTTGGTCTGGGCAGTCAGGGACGAACTGGTTGTGTTACCGGTTTGCGCCAGATAGCCCGCCGAAGCAGAACCTTCAAAAGGCTTTTTCGCCGTGGAAGGGTCATCCATGGCGGTGAAGACGGCGTTATCGGCCAGTGCCTGGTGACAAAAAGCTCCAGCGGAGAGCAAAAGAACAGCAGACAGCTTGTTATAGGCTTTCATTAAATATGATCCGAGCGACGGTTTAAAAAACGGAGAGTCTGAAGCGTTTTGCCAGCCATTCAATGCAATTTACGGTAAGTTTTGTAAAAAATTATTAACTTACAAAAAACGTAGATAATCGCCCTGGCAACCCGTGTTAATTGGGACTCATCTGATTAACGTCGCGCATTATAGTGTCGTCTGACCGAAAAGATAGCCGTTGCGGCAGAAGATTTTTCAGCCTGCGCTGCGGGCTACTGACAGACCTTTACGCTGAGCGCGCGCTCATAAGCGCGTCCCGCTTCTCTGTTGTTCGCCTGTTTTTTCACCATGGTCTACGCTCAGTTCAGTTTCCCTTCCCCGGAGGTGCTTTATGAGCAACAGTGACCTGACCCGCTATATCGTGACCTTTCATTATCAGGAGTCGGGATTAAGTGACATCCTGGAGCTGACCAGCGCAATGACCGCCGCAGGCTTCAGCACCACGCTGATGGATGACGACGGTCATCCCCATGAACTGGGCACCAACAGTTATGGCATTGTCACGACGCTGGCGGAGGCGGATCTGCGCCAGCAGGTGACGGCGGCCGGTGAAAGCGTGCTGGGTCAGAAACCGGAGGTGACCCTGATGACCCTTGAGGCCTATCTGCACGACACCCCGCAGTAGTGTTTTGCGACCAGACGCAGAATTAAGGGGTGCAATCGTGCCGGTTTTGGTGAATATTTAAGCAACCCATCGGACTTACGCAGCGAATAAAGAGGACAACCCTATGTGGTCAGCCATTAGTCGTCTGTTAAGCGAGCAGTTAGGCAACGCCGAAATCACGCAACGTCACGCCCTGGCGGGCGGTGATATCCATCCCACCTGGCATATCCGCTACGGTGAGCACGATGTCTTTGTCAAAAGTAACAGCCGCGAGATGCTCTCACTCTTTATGTGGGAAGCCGATCAGCTCGCGCTGCTGGCGCGCACCGGCACGGTCCGGGTGCCGCAGGTCTATGGCGTGGGACATCACCGCGAAGAGAGCTTTCTGCTGATGGAGTATATCCGGCCGCAGCCGCTGAATGAGCAGAGTGCCTGGCAGCTGGGTCAGCAGCTGGCGCACCTGCATCAGTGGAGCGAGCAGACCCAGTTTGGCCTCGATTTCGACAACAACATTACCACGACGCCGCAGCCCAACAGCTGGCTGCGGCGCTGGTCAGTGTTCTTTGCCGAGCAGCGTATCGGCTGGCAGCTGCAGCTGGCGGCGGAAAAAGGGCTTCACTACGGTGACACGGAACGGATCGTCGCCGCGGTCCAGCGGGTGCTGGCGTCCCATCATCCGCAGCCGTCGCTGCTGCATGGCGATCTCTGGCCGGCCAACTGCGCTGACAGCGCCAGCGGGCCCTGGCTGTTTGATCCCGCCTGCTACTGGGGCGACCGTGAGTGCGATCTGGCGATGCTGAGCTGGTTTCCCGACCTCCCCCGTCAGATCTACGAGGGCTATCAGGCGGTGTGGCCGCTGCCGGACGGTTTTTCACAGCGTCTGCCGGTCTACCAGCTCTATTACCTGCTGAACCGGGCTAACGTGTTTGGCGGGCACTGGCCTGAAGACGCGCAGTTCGCCATTGATCAGTTGCTGGAAGAAGAGGCGTACAGTCTCCGTCAGGCCAGGCCGGCCTGACGGCAAACACGATCAGATAAAGCCCAGCAGCGACAGCACAAAATATCCGGCAATCGCAATCACCACAGGCAGGACGTAAAGCGGGAAAATCTGCAGGAAGATGGTGTGGCGGGGAACGCGCACCTTCTCTTCCAGTTGCTGACGGCTGCGTCCTTCGCTGCCTTTGGCCTGCTCCAGAATCATCTGGTCTTCAATGCCCTCTTTTACATGCCGCGCCTGACGTCCCATCCGCGCCCCGGAGGACTCCAGCGCCAGCCCGACGAAAATCAGGATGTAGATCAGCCAGAAGCCCAGGTTCATCTGGCCGTTAAATTCCGGCACCGGCGAGTTATGCCAGAAGACGTTGAGGAACGGCGTATTGAAACGAAGCATATCGACGATGACATGCACAAAATCGAGCATCACCGCATCGATGCCCGGTTGCTTCTCACTGTGCTTAAACATAAAGCTCAAAACAGAAATAATGGTCGACAG from Pantoea deleyi includes:
- the pheS gene encoding phenylalanine--tRNA ligase subunit alpha, which translates into the protein MSQLAELVASATAAIDGATDIAALDAVRVEYLGKKGHLTLQMTTLRELPAEERPAAGAVINEAKQQVTDRLNARKDALEAAVLNARLAQETIDVSLPGRRIENGGLHPVTRTMDRIETFFGELGFAVVTGPEIEDDYHNFDALNIPAHHPARADHDTFWFDATRLLRTQTSGVQIRTMQAQQPPIRIIAPGRVYRNDYDQTHTPMFHQMEGLIVDKNISFTNLKGTLHDFLNNFFEEDLQIRFRPSYFPFTEPSAEVDVMGKNGKWLEVLGCGMVHPNVLRNVGIDPEVYSGFAFGMGMERLTMLRYGVTDLRAFFENDLRFLKQFK
- the pheM gene encoding pheST operon leader peptide PheM, with translation MNAAIFRFFFYFSA
- the rplT gene encoding 50S ribosomal protein L20 — encoded protein: MARVKRGVVARARHKKILKQAKGYYGARSRVYRVAFQAVIKAGQYAYRDRRQRKRQFRQLWIARINAAARQNGMSYSRFINGLKKAAIEIDRKILADIAVFDKVAFTALVEKAKSALA
- the rpmI gene encoding 50S ribosomal protein L35, with protein sequence MPKIKTVRGAAKRFKKTASGGFKRKHANLRHILTKKSTKRKRHLRPKGMVSKGDLGLVIACLPYA
- the infC gene encoding translation initiation factor IF-3, with translation MKGGKRVLPTRPNKINSEIRATEVRLTGMDGEPIGIVTLREALEKAEESGADLVEISPNAEPPVCRIMDYGKFLYEKSKSSKEQKKKQKVIQVKEIKFRPGTDDGDYQVKLRNLIRFLEDGDKAKITLRFRGREMAHQQIGMEVLNRVRKDLCEDLDLAIVESFPSKIEGRQMIMVLAPKKKQ
- the thrS gene encoding threonine--tRNA ligase; translation: MPVITLPDGSQRVFDRPVSVMDIALDIGPGLAKACIAGRVNGELVDAVDPITEDAAVAIITAKDEAGLEIIRHSCAHLLGHAIKQLWPDTKMAIGPVIDNGFYYDVDIDRTLTQEDIDLLEKRMHQLAETNYDVVKKKVSWQEARDVFAARGEIYKTTILDENISHDDRPGLYHHEEYIDMCRGPHVPNMRFCHHFKLQKISGAYWRGDSSNKMLQRIYGTAWADKKQLAAYLQRLEEAAKRDHRKIGKQLDLYHMQEEAPGMVFWHNDGWTIFRELEVFVRSKLKEYQYQEVKGPFMMDRVLWEKTGHWENYKEAMFTTSSENREYCIKPMNCPGHVQIFNQGLKSYRDLPLRMAEFGSCHRNEPSGALHGLMRVRGFTQDDAHVFCTEEQVRDEVNSCIRMVYDMYSTFGFEKIVVKLSTRPEKRIGTDEMWDRAEEDLAAALNENNIEFEYQPGEGAFYGPKIEFTLYDCLDRAWQCGTVQLDFSLPKRLEATYVGENNDRQTPVMIHRAILGSMERFIGILTEEFAGFFPTWLAPLQVVVMNITDGQAEYVESLTRKLQNAGIRVKADLRNEKIGFKIREHTLRRVPYMLVCGDKEVEAGKVAVRTRRGKDLGSLDVDLFVEKLQQEIRSRNLHQLEE
- a CDS encoding DUF481 domain-containing protein is translated as MKAYNKLSAVLLLSAGAFCHQALADNAVFTAMDDPSTAKKPFEGSASAGYLAQTGNTTSSSLTAQTNMTWYQSSMAYSLWGNAANTSSNDERSSETYNIGGRSRYNVSAYDYLFGQASWLSDRFNGYDSRDVLTAGYGRQILNGPVHSLRAEFGPGVRYDDYHAGGHQTKALGYGAVSYQWQLTDTTKFIQGVSVLSSFGEDTTVNSETGLQVAINSHFALKLAYNVTWNNNPAESAPDRTDTKTSIMLSYAM
- the ghoS gene encoding type V toxin-antitoxin system endoribonuclease antitoxin GhoS, producing MSNSDLTRYIVTFHYQESGLSDILELTSAMTAAGFSTTLMDDDGHPHELGTNSYGIVTTLAEADLRQQVTAAGESVLGQKPEVTLMTLEAYLHDTPQ
- a CDS encoding fructosamine kinase family protein, yielding MWSAISRLLSEQLGNAEITQRHALAGGDIHPTWHIRYGEHDVFVKSNSREMLSLFMWEADQLALLARTGTVRVPQVYGVGHHREESFLLMEYIRPQPLNEQSAWQLGQQLAHLHQWSEQTQFGLDFDNNITTTPQPNSWLRRWSVFFAEQRIGWQLQLAAEKGLHYGDTERIVAAVQRVLASHHPQPSLLHGDLWPANCADSASGPWLFDPACYWGDRECDLAMLSWFPDLPRQIYEGYQAVWPLPDGFSQRLPVYQLYYLLNRANVFGGHWPEDAQFAIDQLLEEEAYSLRQARPA
- a CDS encoding YniB family protein — protein: MTYQQAGRIAILKRVAGWVLFLVALLSTIISVLSFMFKHSEKQPGIDAVMLDFVHVIVDMLRFNTPFLNVFWHNSPVPEFNGQMNLGFWLIYILIFVGLALESSGARMGRQARHVKEGIEDQMILEQAKGSEGRSRQQLEEKVRVPRHTIFLQIFPLYVLPVVIAIAGYFVLSLLGFI